Genomic window (Salvelinus namaycush isolate Seneca chromosome 10, SaNama_1.0, whole genome shotgun sequence):
GTAGCTTGGACCCGCACACACACTGCCTCCCGTCCCGAGATAGAGTCCAGCAGTTCCATTACACTGAGGCGAATTGTTCTAGTGTTAGCATCTGGTAAGCATCTCcccacacaaagacacacatacatttatacaTACATGTAGTACAGTAcgtacacatacagacacacacaaacacacacaccgtctaTTTCCCTTCCTGTCCTACGTGGCACCAAACTGACCACAGGGGCAGAGTTCGAGACACACTCAGGTTATACTGGCATGAACAGTCACAAGAGAAGAAGAAATGTGAGTGTTTAACGTATATACAACACTCTCTGAAAAAAAACGAAACCAACAGCTGGACCAAAACACAGGGAATTTGTTCCCAGAACTCCCTAGAATTCCCAGAATTGGCATGAAAAAGCAGCACAGAGTTGAGAGAAGATTCACAGCCTGAGCACATTTTGAGCTACAACATGCACACGCACTAATGAATGATGGCTCTGAGGAACTTCCAGTAACTTCCAGCGCTCATTATACATTCAAATACTCCACTACGCATTCATGTCAAAATTCCTATAAAATGTAGCTAACAACTTAGCCACTTAAACTGCATGTCATTTAACACTTCCTTATAACGCTCGCCAGTTTTCACACTTTCCCAATAATGAGCAGCCAGTAAATTATACCAAATATTATTCTCTTTTTTTATATATCGCCTGGATTTCATAAAACATAAATAGAAATAAAATAGGTATTTTTGTGGTGTTAGGCTACGATCGTATTGCACAATGATAATTCTATTTGGATGGTTTTCCTAGAACGAGGAAGAACATTTCTGACAGGGGTTGGGTGAAACTCTGAATTGAGCAAGACGAGATATTTTACCATCCATCCCTCTGCTTCGTAGCCTCTTCTTCCACTAGACTACTACATATTTCCCTGTGTTTGTTTTGGATTAAAAAAAGCCAGTTCACTTAATACTTGTGGGACAGCTAAACATTTAAACCTTCCATTTAAAGGGATCAAGTGTATGCATTGTTTGGTTATGTTAACCAGATGTGTTAGTTTTTCATGATCTGAATCCCTTCTTAAAAAACGGCAAAGCGAGAGAAAATAAACATGACATCGCCCTACACAAATTGTGGACTATTGTGTATTTGGACTAAATCCTTCTCTAGGTTGGAGGGCTTTTTCCATTTGCTAAGGGATGCTGGGGAGTGACAGTTTGACGTTGATTGGTGTGTTGACTTGTGGAATTGGAGAGTTTTACCTGTAAAGAATACAACCACAAAGCTATTTATACAGCAACGAGCTGCACTGCTTCAATTATAACGCTTTTCTTCAATGGAAAATGTGTGCTTCAAACATTCCGCAAAAAAATACTGTGACTACAAATgtattttcaataaaaaaaacgATTCAGATTTTATCATTGAAAAAAAAACTTTGCAATGAAAAATCAGTCTTGCTTTTGGAAACAATGCATCTTGTTGATGTAGATGTTTCCTTGAATCACAATCGACCATCAGTCTCTGaggatataaaaaaatatatttgacttCTATCACCTTAACACTGCACGTATTTTGGTTGGACACCAACCAATTTCAATGAAATACCAAATAAGGGATATACTGTATTAGGAACTAATCTACCATCAACTTCACCTGTTCATGttttacacatgtactgtacacaGCAGCTCCAAAATGTATGTTTAAATAAATGCTCTCTTGGCCTGCTCTGTGGAAACTAGAAAAAGTAATATGCAGGGATACAATCAAACTGGTTGCACAAGCTGGGAAGTGTTAATTTCACACAGTAAAAATATACTGTGGAAACAAGAAATGTAACCTACAGTACAATGGACCATAAAAAATGGCTTCCATTCAGAAAAGTGGGCTGTGAACAACATTGGCTGCCGACACCAACCGTAATGGCTTGGTTCTCTACTCAGGGTGGGGAATTACTAGAACGGCATGGGTACATTCAATATGGCCGCCGGCGCACCCATAACGTTTACTTGAATGGGGATTTCCGTTcaatgaattatatttctatggtgggGAGAGGGACTCACCATACACTTGTTGGGCTTCTCTCCCGAGTGGACCCTCATGTGGATGAGGAGTTTGTAGCGGGCGTTGAAGGGCTTGTAGCGGCGGATGCAGCCGGCCCAGAAGCAGGTGAAATCCTCCCCTTTACGCTGGTCGATGTGCACCTTCTCGATGTGCCTCACCAGCTCCTCCTGCTGCTCGTACGCCACACTGCAGTCAATCCAGCGGCAAACCTGCTTGTCGCTGAGCGGCCCACCGTCCTCTCCCCCGACGGGGCTTGATGTCTTGAGGCTCGAGAGGACAGAGGATGAAGATGATGTGGGCTGGTTCTGGAGGTGCAACAAGCCCCCCGGGCTTGGGCCCCCGTACTGGTGCAGGTGGTAGGGTGGGGGCATGGAGGGCCGCGGGGGGGCAGGGTGGTGGGGATGAGGACGGAGGTGGCTGGCAGCAGTGCGGCCAGTCAGGTGGTTataatggtggtgatggtggtagtggtgctgAAAGAGCTCCTCCTCGCTGGGAGAGAAGTCATCTAGAGGCTCCTGTTTCAGAGCTCCTCCACCAGCCCTCTGACAGCCCTCCAGCATAGACACGTTCCCAAGCAGGCCTCCCGTCATCAGGGCCCCACTCATCAGCAGACTCAGCCCATCGGcgcctgctcctcctcctcctcctcctccaccccccggGTGCATGGAGCCGGGCTCCTCACACAGTCCCTGGTTCTGCTGCTCCGGGTCCAGAGACGacacggaggaggaggaggagcccaAGGAGGAGCCCGAGGAGAGGGACAGCAGGCAGGCGGCAGGCGAGGGCAGCTGACAACTCTCCTGCGAGAGGGGCTGCTGGGGGCTGCTGCACTGCTGGGGGGGTGGGGGCTTGTGGGGGCCAGCCCGGGAGGAGAAGCCGCCGCTGGGCTGGGGTGAGGGGTTTGTCCGGAGCCCGTTGACACAGGCCACCACGGACATCTGGGAGGAGCAGATAATGGCAGTGATATCGATCCCCTCGGTGGCGGCGGTGACGGCGTTCGCGACGGCGCTAGCGTTACTGCTGGCAGCGGCGGACTGGGAAGCCAGGGACAGGCAGCGTCTCTTCAGGCTGCTAGTAGTGAGCAGCCTCGCTGAATGACGGGAGCCGCTTGGGGACAAAGACAGCGGGGAGGAGCCATCTTCATTATTAAACGGGTACGCCGAGTCTGCCGATAGAGCACTGCCTAAGCCACTGCCGCCGCCGC
Coding sequences:
- the LOC120055143 gene encoding zinc finger protein GLIS3-like, with the translated sequence MKVAKQANRANFQLEIQRGTLRGYSAVIVIIMNGSCSGAYCPEKESGPELGGSEGALMRCGQSLAVPVPPGSQPGPVGHYHSVHCERPTPTHNLHLQDSQQQQAEARSSAFQRSLASPDPGCGSSNGARALPLSYPIKQEASMGYNISQGPGVPTTIQGAFQNSRGNMGVRRGEMEGPLGGSGGGSGLGSALSADSAYPFNNEDGSSPLSLSPSGSRHSARLLTTSSLKRRCLSLASQSAAASSNASAVANAVTAATEGIDITAIICSSQMSVVACVNGLRTNPSPQPSGGFSSRAGPHKPPPPQQCSSPQQPLSQESCQLPSPAACLLSLSSGSSLGSSSSSVSSLDPEQQNQGLCEEPGSMHPGGGGGGGGGAGADGLSLLMSGALMTGGLLGNVSMLEGCQRAGGGALKQEPLDDFSPSEEELFQHHYHHHHHYNHLTGRTAASHLRPHPHHPAPPRPSMPPPYHLHQYGGPSPGGLLHLQNQPTSSSSSVLSSLKTSSPVGGEDGGPLSDKQVCRWIDCSVAYEQQEELVRHIEKVHIDQRKGEDFTCFWAGCIRRYKPFNARYKLLIHMRVHSGEKPNKCMFEGCTKAFSRLENLKIHLRSHTGEKPYLCQHPGCQKAFSNSSDRAKHQRTHLDTKPYACQIPGCTKRYTDPSSLRKHVKIHSAKEQQVRRKLRPCPHLEQDILSECLSVHHLQGSAPSQHPPGLGQDIFTGLYTGSSAPHHGVSVELLSPGPAPTPGSASAPDPSPRQPRLDRDLSSPHHLSTLSTMESTRPFESQLGVTEYSR